GGGTTGAGCAGGGGGCTTGGGACCTGATTCAGTTCGAGTGCCGCGAAACAGGTCCCGAGAATACCGCTGCCATTATGGATGAAGGAGGGGCGAGCGCTGTATTGGCTCACTCGTGAGGCTCATCCTGTCTACGGTGCCGACCCCGTGGATTGCTGCGATTGCGTTGTTGTGGTTGCGCTCTTGCGTTTGTCAGCTTGCGTGTTTACCGGGAATGCCGTAAGTCCTGCGGAGAGGAAAAGAACGTTTGCTTGAAGAGCTGACCAGGAACAGGCTAAGGAGGGTGCCCAGGCACGCTCCAGGCCACAGGACGTCAAAAGGCAAGCACGATGATGGCAACCATGCAACAGATTATTGTTTTGGCGAACCAGAAGGGCGGTGTGGGAAAGACCACGACCGCTATCAATCTGGCGGCCTCGCTGGCCGCCATGGAAAAGCGGGTGCTGGTCGTTGACTGTGATCCGCAAGCCAATGCATCCAGTGGTTTAGGAATCGCGTCCGATACTGGGAAGGGGAGCATCTATGAGGCGCTCTTCTCACCGGAGCGCATCACCGATGCCATTTACCCCAGCCAACTCGACTATCTGGATGTGGTCCCGTCCACACCAGACCTTGTTGGGGCTGAACTGGAACTTGTCGACCGTATTGGGCGGGAGTTTTATCTCCGGGAAGCGCTACAGAATATTGGTCAAGGGTATGAATATATCCTGCTCGATTGCCCGCCTTCCCTCGGTCTGGTGACGGTCAATGCCCTGTGTGCCGCGAACGCGCTTCTTGTGCCTCTGCAATGCGAATACTACGCCCTTGAGGGCATCGCCCATTTGATGCGAACCTATGAGTTGGTGCGCAAGCGATTGAACCCTGGCCTCGATTTTCTGGGTGTGGTCCTGACCATGTTTGATCGCCGCAACCGGCTTTCAACGCAAGTGCGCAACGAAGTGCGCAACTATTTTGCCGGCAAGGCCTTTGAGACGATTATCCCCCGCAATGTCCGACTTTCTGAAGCCCCCAGCTACGGCAAGCCTGCACTGTGCTACGACCACCGTTCCAAGGGTACCCAGGCCTATCTCGCCCTCGCCTCTGAATTGACGCGGCGGTATGCTGACGCTGAAAAGCAGAACACCGAGCCGGTCTCGGCCTGAATCCTCTCGCTGTCCCGAAGTGACTGGCAAGCTGAATCCGACCACCATTTCCCTGTACGCTTGGCCACTGGGTCAGAAATCGTTTCGAAACGTTCGGGTCCTGTTTAAAAAAAAAGCTCATCTCCGCACTCTTCACTGAAGAGGGGAAATGAGCTTTCCTGTTTTGTGTCCCGGTGTCAGCCCTAGTGTGCTGCGGACCTCAGGAGTCCGCTGGGGGATCGGTTTCCACCGCAATGTGGTCCTTGAAGTGGCGTTTGGTGATCCGGGCCTGGCACTGGCAGCATTCGAAGGCCGCCAGTCCACCGAGATTGGCC
The sequence above is drawn from the Desulfohalobium retbaense DSM 5692 genome and encodes:
- a CDS encoding ParA family protein: MQQIIVLANQKGGVGKTTTAINLAASLAAMEKRVLVVDCDPQANASSGLGIASDTGKGSIYEALFSPERITDAIYPSQLDYLDVVPSTPDLVGAELELVDRIGREFYLREALQNIGQGYEYILLDCPPSLGLVTVNALCAANALLVPLQCEYYALEGIAHLMRTYELVRKRLNPGLDFLGVVLTMFDRRNRLSTQVRNEVRNYFAGKAFETIIPRNVRLSEAPSYGKPALCYDHRSKGTQAYLALASELTRRYADAEKQNTEPVSA